GCAACCCGAAACTGGGGAGCCTGCACCCCGAGATTGGATCCAGAGGTCTGGAAACCTGAGCCTCGGAGCCTGATTTGGGGCTGGGACCCTAAGACCTGGAGCTTGAACAGCAGTATTTGGGGCTGAAATCGCAACATCAGTCCCTGGGACCCCAAGATTTGGAGCTGGAACCCCAAGAATTGGAATGTGCACCCCAATATTTGGAGCCTGAACCTGGAGATTTGGCATCTGAATCCCCAAATTTGGAGCTGAGCTTTGAGTTCTATGCCTGGGACCTTCAAATCTGGGACTGGATTCTCATTTCTACACCCTGGAGCCTACTATTTGAGACTCGAACCCTGAAATTTAGGCCTCAGAGTCCAAGATCTGAACCCTGGCATTGCAAAGGGCCCAAACTCATGGGCCTGAAATCCTTGCTGCTAAGCTGAATGCTGAAATCTGGGGAGAATCTTGACTCAGCGCCCCAATATCTAAACCCAGACCCCTAGCATCAAATCCCAAGATTGGGCTTGGGAGTCAGATCTTAGACTCTCCAGCTATCTGTTTAGCATCCCAAGACAGGAGCTGGGAGACGGTGACTCCGGGCAACCCAAATTGGGGCCTGGGTCCCTAAAATTGGGCCCTTAAGAGGCCCAATATTTGGAGATCTAAGACCCTAAGTATCAAGGTCTAGAGACTCTGGCCATAAATCTGAGCAGAGACATAACAGACAGAGGCTTTGGGAGCAGGGAAGGCATGACCAGGCAACCCCTCCAGAgccctgacccctgacccctcGGAGCTTGAGGATTCTTGCTCCCTGGGGCAGCTTCCAGCTCAGGTAAGGCTACTGGGAGACCCTGTGGTGGGGAGGGACTTGGGAGGAACTTCATCGCTGGGGGTGGAGGTAAGGAGGACCATGTCCCCCTGGGCACCCTTGGAATTTCCCCAGGGAACAGATGTCCCTTCACAAGAGTCTGCCTCGAACACTGTGGACATTTGGccagccctgcccctctctgACCTCCTCATCCCCAGCTGATGGCATCTCCAGGTCTGtgactgcccccctccccccaccctgctcAGGCTCTCCAGCTTCTTCCTACCATCTGTCTTATTTGATCATCTCCAGCTGCCTCTCGTGTCCACCACTCCGCTCTCCAATctcctttctccatctcttcctctcaCTGACCATCTCTATTCACCTCTTGTCTCTCTGATCATCTTTGACACTTATGTCCACTGGCTTTTCTCCCTGGCTACCTCTAGCCCCCACTCCTCTCAAGTGACCATCTCTGTCTGCCACTGCTGTCTTTGATCATCGCCTTTAACACCCCTGTCCACAGCATCTCTCTccagccacctctgtctactGTTTCACTCAATGACCACCCTTGACATCTGTCTGTAGTACCTCTCTCTAATCATCTTTCAGCAGCTCTCTTACCCGTGTCTACCCCTGACTCTAAGCCTTGACCCGTGACTGTCCCTGACCATCTTTCAccctctctttctgtcttctgtctctcctctctgACTCCCTCTACCCACCTTTTCCTCTGTCTAACCATCTTTCACTGTCTCTCTTGCCCTCTACACACCCCTGACTCCAGCTGCCAGTCTCCGACCGTCCTGGCCATCACTGACCACCTCTCTTCTCTCAGTCTCTCTTGCTCATTGATGCTCTCTGATCATTTCTAACATCTCTGACTGCCCTTCCTCTCGCTGGTGCCCTCTCCCCACACCCATCAATCTCACCAGCTGTCCCGTCTCCAGCTGTCTCTGACAtgtctgtcccctcctcctctctctgaccGCCTCTCTGCCTTTTGACCATTTCAGACCATCTTTGACCACCTCTCCTGGATCTGGCCCCCCCTGCCACTTCCCCTCTCTTTGGCCACTCCTCATCTTCGTGACCATCTCTAACAACCTCTCTCGTCTGGTCCTGTCTGGCTACTCCTAATCATTCCCACCGCCCTGACCACCTCTTCTCTCTTTGGCCATCTCTGAGTATCTCTCTTTGACCACATCTAAAGCTCTCTGGCTTACCTTCTCCCCACCCTGATCACTGCTCCTGTTCTCTGCCTGTCTCGTTTCTAATCACCTCTCTTCCCTCtgactttctttgttcttttccctctcttccctcgTGACACACCTCTCTGAGTCTTTAACCATCTTCTCTGGCTTCTGGTCTGTCTGACCACTCCTCTCTGGCCATCGTTGATCAAGTTCTCTGCTCTCAGCCCGCTGTGACCCTCTCTTCTGGTCCCAGACCACCCCGACCCCCTCCAGCACCCCTCTTCTGGCCTCAGCCTGCGCTGACGACCCCTCCTCTTCCCAGCAGGCCGCCCCTGCCCGCGATGGCCGTCCTCCCGCTGCTCCTCTGCCTGCTGCCGCTGGCCCCCGCCTCATCTCCACCTCAGCCAGCCTCACCCAGCCCGTGTCCCCGGCGCTGCCGCTGCCAGACACAGTCCCTGCCCCTAAGCGTGCTGTGCCCCGGGGCAGGCCTCCTTTTCGTGCCACCCTCGCTGGACCGTCGGGCGGCCGAGCTGCGCCTGGCGGACAACTTCATCGCGACTGTGCGGCGCCGGGACCTGGCCAACATGACGGGCCTGCTGCACCTAAGCTTGTCCCGCAATACCATCCGCCACGTGGCCGCCGGCGCCTTTTCAGACCTGCGCGCCCTGCGCGCGCTGCACCTGGATGGCAACCGGCTGACCTCGCTGGGTGAGGGGCAGCTGCGCGGCCTGGTCAACCTGCGCCACCTCATCCTGAGCAACAACCAGCTGGCAGCCCTGGCGGCCGGGGCCCTGGATGACTGCGCCGAGACGCTGGAGGACCTCGACCTCTCCTACAACAACCTGGAACAGCTGCCCTGGGAGGCGCTGGGCCGCCTAGGCAACGTCAACACGCTGGGCCTCGACCACAACCTGCTGGCTTCCGTGCCCGCCGGCGCCTTTTCCCGCCTGCACAAGCTGGCGCGGCTGGACATGACCTCCAACCGCCTGACCACCATCCCGCCGGACCCGCTCTTCTCCCGCCTGCCGCTGCTGGCCCGGCCCCGCGGCTCGCCCGCTTCCGCCTTGGTGCTGGCCTTCGGCGGCAACCCCCTGCACTGCAACTGCGAGCTGGTGTGGCTGCGGCGGCTGGCGCGGGAGGACGACCTGGAGGCCTGCGCCTCCCCGCCGGCCCTGGGCGGCCGCTACTTCTGGGCAGTGGGCGAGGAGGAGTTTGTGTGCGAGCCCCCCGTGGTGACCCACCGCTCGCCGCCCCTGGCCGTGCCTGCTGGTCGGCCGGCCGCCCTGCGCTGCCGGGCAGTGGGGGACCCTGAGCCCCGCGTGCGGTGGGTGTCACCCCAGGGCCGGCTGCTGGGCAACTCCAGCCGAGCGCGCGCCTTCCCCAACGGGACACTGGAGCTGCTGGTCACCGAGCCGGGAGATGGTGGCATCTTCACGTGCATCGCAGCTAACGCAGCTGGCGAGGCCACGGCCGCTGTTGAGCTGACCGTGggtcccccaccaccccctcagCTAGCCAACAGCACCAGCTGTGACCCCCCGcgggacggggagcctgatgcCCTCACTCCGCCCTCTGCCgcttctgcctctgcctctgccaaGGCGGCTGAGGCCGGGGCCCCTACTGACCGTGGTGTCCAGGTGACGGAGCATGGCGCCACAGCGGCTCTCGTCCAGTGGCCAGATCAGCGGCCTATCCCGGGCATCCGCATGTACCAGATCCAGTACAACAGCTCAGCCGACGACATCCTCGTGTACAGGTGCAGGGTCCAGGCGGCGGGCAGTTCGGGTGGGGGAGCGAGGTGGAGGGAGGGCTGGAGGAACACCTACTGATATCCCAGGCTGCAGCACTGGAAGTGAAGCCGCAGGGTTACAAAGGAAATCAGGCAGAGAAGGCAAAAGGAATGTGGCAGCAGTggtaaaaagaaagaaggcagCAAAAGTAAACAGCAACagacagaaaaaggaaatccAACAGCAAGAATAAAACataatcaggacttccctggtggcccagtggttagggtgCTGTGCTTTCACTACATggagcatgggttcgatccctggttggggaactaagatagatcctgcatgttgcaaggcgtggccagaaaaaaaaaaaaatagaagtttaaCTAGGCAGCTGGGGAGGCAAGGTTGAAGGGATATGAGCAGATTTAAGTAGTAAAGAGAACTAAGTATTTCCAGATGACAGCTAGATTCAAGTCAAGCtgcaggaagaaaaagagatcaaGCAGGAGGGTCCAGGGATCATGGGGGAAATGGAGTGAGGCAGCCCAGCTGCAAAGGAActcagtgcatgctcagtcacttcagtcgtgtctgactcgttgcagccctatggactgtagcccgccaggctcctctgcccatgggattttccaggaaagaatactggaatagatttccatgccctcctccaagggatcttctcaacccagggatcgaacctgcatcttctgcattgcaggtggattctttacccactgaaccatctggAAAGCCTGCAAAGGAACTCAGACcagaggttaaaaagaaaatggggGAGGAGGTTATATAGAGATTAGGCTTTGGGTTTGTACAGTGTGACCTGCTCCATGTGTTTGGAGTTCTAACATGGTGACATCTCAGCTTTGGGGGTTTTTTTCTGAATCATATTCAAGCTAGCTCAAGCTCCACCACTGCTAGGTGAACAGGACTGTTTAATCTGCCATTGCTAGGGACTCCCTActcccttttcccttctcttgctGCAAACAAAACCTGGGCTGACACACTCcaagagtgggttaccatgacaGTCATCCAGGCAAGGTTGGAACGTCCACTGTGGCCACATGTGGTCGCTGATGGTGGCTGTAACCCAGGTGCAGCTGACATGTCTCACCCAACTCCAGCTTTGCATGGATGGCTGGGGATGGCTCCCTGTCCTCACTGTCAGGCTGGCCCAGGGGTACCGCCCCTGACACCCGGCTGCAGAGGAGTGGGCCTCCCAAGGTCTGGGGTCCATGCCTTGTAAACCCAGTATCTGGGTTCCCTTTGCCTCCCCACAAGCCAAAACCTCCAAAGGTAATCACTTGATTTCTTTCTCAGTCAATCCTGGAAATCTAACAAGCTTTTCTCCATTCCATTTCGAAGATGGCCATCGTCAGTCGATTCCACAGAGGGCTCACACCTGAAAATCACACAAGTCCCATCCACCTTGCTGGGCGGGTTGGCGAGGATGGGACAAATGCTTTCCTAGACCATCAC
Above is a genomic segment from Ovis canadensis isolate MfBH-ARS-UI-01 breed Bighorn chromosome 14, ARS-UI_OviCan_v2, whole genome shotgun sequence containing:
- the LRFN3 gene encoding leucine-rich repeat and fibronectin type-III domain-containing protein 3 isoform X1, yielding MSLHKSLPRTLWTFGQPCPSLTSSSPADGISSRPPLPAMAVLPLLLCLLPLAPASSPPQPASPSPCPRRCRCQTQSLPLSVLCPGAGLLFVPPSLDRRAAELRLADNFIATVRRRDLANMTGLLHLSLSRNTIRHVAAGAFSDLRALRALHLDGNRLTSLGEGQLRGLVNLRHLILSNNQLAALAAGALDDCAETLEDLDLSYNNLEQLPWEALGRLGNVNTLGLDHNLLASVPAGAFSRLHKLARLDMTSNRLTTIPPDPLFSRLPLLARPRGSPASALVLAFGGNPLHCNCELVWLRRLAREDDLEACASPPALGGRYFWAVGEEEFVCEPPVVTHRSPPLAVPAGRPAALRCRAVGDPEPRVRWVSPQGRLLGNSSRARAFPNGTLELLVTEPGDGGIFTCIAANAAGEATAAVELTVGPPPPPQLANSTSCDPPRDGEPDALTPPSAASASASAKAAEAGAPTDRGVQVTEHGATAALVQWPDQRPIPGIRMYQIQYNSSADDILVYRMIPAESSSFLLTDLASGRTYDLCVLAVYEDGATGLTATRPVGCNRFSTEPALRPCGAPHAPFLGGTMIIALGGVIVASVLVFIFVLLMRYKVHGGQPPGKTKASAPVSSVCSQTNGALGPTPALPAPEPTAPRAHTVVQLDCEPWGPSHEPTGP
- the LRFN3 gene encoding leucine-rich repeat and fibronectin type-III domain-containing protein 3 isoform X2 encodes the protein MSLHKSLPRTLWTFGQPCPSLTSSSPADGISRPPLPAMAVLPLLLCLLPLAPASSPPQPASPSPCPRRCRCQTQSLPLSVLCPGAGLLFVPPSLDRRAAELRLADNFIATVRRRDLANMTGLLHLSLSRNTIRHVAAGAFSDLRALRALHLDGNRLTSLGEGQLRGLVNLRHLILSNNQLAALAAGALDDCAETLEDLDLSYNNLEQLPWEALGRLGNVNTLGLDHNLLASVPAGAFSRLHKLARLDMTSNRLTTIPPDPLFSRLPLLARPRGSPASALVLAFGGNPLHCNCELVWLRRLAREDDLEACASPPALGGRYFWAVGEEEFVCEPPVVTHRSPPLAVPAGRPAALRCRAVGDPEPRVRWVSPQGRLLGNSSRARAFPNGTLELLVTEPGDGGIFTCIAANAAGEATAAVELTVGPPPPPQLANSTSCDPPRDGEPDALTPPSAASASASAKAAEAGAPTDRGVQVTEHGATAALVQWPDQRPIPGIRMYQIQYNSSADDILVYRMIPAESSSFLLTDLASGRTYDLCVLAVYEDGATGLTATRPVGCNRFSTEPALRPCGAPHAPFLGGTMIIALGGVIVASVLVFIFVLLMRYKVHGGQPPGKTKASAPVSSVCSQTNGALGPTPALPAPEPTAPRAHTVVQLDCEPWGPSHEPTGP
- the LRFN3 gene encoding leucine-rich repeat and fibronectin type-III domain-containing protein 3 isoform X3 → MAVLPLLLCLLPLAPASSPPQPASPSPCPRRCRCQTQSLPLSVLCPGAGLLFVPPSLDRRAAELRLADNFIATVRRRDLANMTGLLHLSLSRNTIRHVAAGAFSDLRALRALHLDGNRLTSLGEGQLRGLVNLRHLILSNNQLAALAAGALDDCAETLEDLDLSYNNLEQLPWEALGRLGNVNTLGLDHNLLASVPAGAFSRLHKLARLDMTSNRLTTIPPDPLFSRLPLLARPRGSPASALVLAFGGNPLHCNCELVWLRRLAREDDLEACASPPALGGRYFWAVGEEEFVCEPPVVTHRSPPLAVPAGRPAALRCRAVGDPEPRVRWVSPQGRLLGNSSRARAFPNGTLELLVTEPGDGGIFTCIAANAAGEATAAVELTVGPPPPPQLANSTSCDPPRDGEPDALTPPSAASASASAKAAEAGAPTDRGVQVTEHGATAALVQWPDQRPIPGIRMYQIQYNSSADDILVYRMIPAESSSFLLTDLASGRTYDLCVLAVYEDGATGLTATRPVGCNRFSTEPALRPCGAPHAPFLGGTMIIALGGVIVASVLVFIFVLLMRYKVHGGQPPGKTKASAPVSSVCSQTNGALGPTPALPAPEPTAPRAHTVVQLDCEPWGPSHEPTGP